A window from Malania oleifera isolate guangnan ecotype guangnan chromosome 7, ASM2987363v1, whole genome shotgun sequence encodes these proteins:
- the LOC131160046 gene encoding cytochrome c oxidase copper chaperone 1-like — protein MGELPIQKPSSALALPGSQAQEDQGSTFKASGDSKPKKKICCACPDTKKLRDECIVEHGEAACTKWIDAHRKCLRAEGFNV, from the coding sequence ATGGGTGAGTTGCCTATACAAAAGCCTTCCTCTGCCTTGGCGTTGCCAGGGTCTCAGGCTCAGGAAGACCAAGGATCAACTTTTAAAGCTTCTGGAGATTCAAAGCCAAAGAAAAAGATTTGCTGTGCTTGTCCTGATACTAAGAAGCTGAGAGATGAATGCATTGTAGAGCATGGTGAAGCTGCTTGTACAAAATGGATTGACGCTCATCGTAAGTGTCTTCGTGCTGAGGGCTTCAACGTTTGA